One window of Roseisolibacter agri genomic DNA carries:
- a CDS encoding redoxin domain-containing protein, with product MTATPLAAGTPAPEFTLSVTPDQRIALSELRGRPVILAFYPADWSPVCGDQMALYNQVLPEFRRHGAELLGISVDGVWCHRAFAEDRHLHFPLLADFEPKGGVAQRYGVYRAQDGTTERALFVIDAEGTIRWSYVSPVGVNPGADGILDALDRLAASAPTAGGPST from the coding sequence ATGACCGCCACGCCGCTCGCCGCCGGCACGCCGGCGCCGGAGTTCACGCTGTCCGTCACGCCGGACCAGCGCATCGCGCTCTCCGAGCTGCGCGGCCGGCCGGTGATCCTCGCGTTCTATCCCGCCGACTGGAGCCCCGTGTGCGGCGACCAGATGGCGCTCTACAACCAGGTGCTCCCCGAGTTCCGGCGCCACGGCGCGGAGCTGCTCGGCATCTCGGTGGACGGCGTGTGGTGTCACCGCGCCTTCGCGGAGGACCGGCACCTCCACTTCCCACTGCTCGCCGACTTCGAGCCGAAGGGCGGCGTGGCGCAGCGCTACGGCGTGTACCGCGCGCAGGACGGCACCACGGAGCGCGCGCTGTTCGTGATCGACGCGGAGGGCACGATCCGCTGGAGCTACGTCTCGCCGGTCGGCGTCAATCCCGGCGCCGACGGCATCCTCGACGCGCTGGACCGGCTGGCCGCGTCCGCGCCCACTGCGGGAGGACCGTCCACGTGA
- a CDS encoding OsmC family protein codes for MPDSSSAATTAATAAASSAAPPIAWVEARLDEGGGYTTRLTARTHALVTDEPADVGGADTGPTPYELLIGALAACTAMTVRMYANRKQWPLRTITVRMRPVRAHAADCERCETEEVSAGRLEREVEFAGDLTDEQRRRLLYIADRCPVKQTLERGLQVQPATAMPLSTPAPVPT; via the coding sequence GTGCCAGACTCCAGCTCCGCCGCGACCACCGCCGCGACCGCCGCCGCGTCGAGTGCCGCGCCGCCCATCGCCTGGGTCGAGGCGCGCCTCGACGAGGGTGGCGGCTACACGACGCGGCTCACCGCGCGCACGCACGCCCTGGTGACCGACGAGCCGGCGGACGTCGGCGGCGCGGACACCGGGCCGACGCCGTACGAGCTGCTGATCGGCGCGCTGGCCGCGTGCACCGCGATGACCGTGCGCATGTACGCGAACCGCAAGCAGTGGCCGTTGCGGACGATCACGGTGCGGATGCGGCCCGTGCGCGCGCACGCCGCCGACTGCGAGCGGTGCGAGACCGAGGAGGTGAGCGCGGGCCGGCTGGAGCGCGAGGTGGAGTTCGCCGGCGACCTGACCGACGAGCAGCGCAGGCGCCTGCTCTACATCGCCGACCGCTGTCCCGTGAAGCAGACGCTCGAGCGCGGCCTGCAGGTGCAGCCCGCGACCGCCATGCCTCTATCCACGCCTGCGCCGGTGCCGACATGA
- a CDS encoding DsbA family protein, which produces MSTRLRNPVTAQDHAQGPADAPVTLVEYGDYECPHCGRAYPIVQEVQRRLGDRLRFVWRNFPLTEIHPHALHAAEAAESVGEQLGEAGYWPMHDAIFDHQRDSHAALDDAHLARYAADLGADAERVRRDLEADAHVVRIEADFSGGVRSGVNGTPTFFVNGARYDGDWTDAEEFAQALERAAQTPG; this is translated from the coding sequence GTGAGCACGCGGCTCCGCAACCCGGTGACGGCGCAGGACCACGCGCAGGGCCCCGCCGACGCGCCCGTGACGCTGGTGGAGTACGGCGACTACGAGTGCCCGCACTGCGGCCGCGCCTACCCGATCGTGCAGGAGGTACAGCGCCGGCTGGGCGACCGCCTGCGCTTCGTCTGGCGCAACTTCCCGCTGACCGAGATCCACCCGCACGCGCTGCACGCGGCCGAAGCGGCGGAGAGCGTGGGCGAGCAGCTCGGCGAGGCGGGCTACTGGCCGATGCACGACGCGATCTTCGACCACCAGCGCGACTCGCACGCCGCGCTCGACGACGCGCACCTCGCGCGCTACGCGGCGGACCTCGGCGCGGATGCGGAGCGCGTGCGCCGCGACCTGGAGGCCGACGCGCACGTCGTGCGCATCGAGGCGGACTTCTCGGGCGGCGTGCGCAGCGGCGTGAACGGGACGCCCACGTTCTTCGTGAACGGCGCGCGCTATGATGGAGACTGGACCGACGCGGAGGAATTCGCCCAAGCCCTGGAACGCGCTGCGCAGACGCCGGGATGA
- a CDS encoding flavin monoamine oxidase family protein gives MSRTPLHALLVRAAHAARAAAELRAPLDEVAPALHEARAITRRRFVAGMGAGVGALALDACARPTVAPPATPAASRDASVLVVGAGIAGLTTAWRLRERGIPVRVVDAQPRVGGRMLSLRDHFADGQVAELGGELIDTGHVRIRALAMELGIPLDDLATDDRALADAVWHMGGARRRDAEVMAAFAPVGAAIARDLADVDVDAIGVAQPALAAALDRMSIAEWMERRGVSGWMRELLAVAYTTECGLEPDRQSALNLLTLIDPSPDPFRIFGDSDERFHVRGGNDRIVHALADRLGEPAFDLGMRLVALAPRATGGWRATFERGGATLDTDATHVVLALPFTLLRDVRLDAPLSPAKRRAIAELGYGTNAKLMVGFGERVWRTRHRSNGSVLSDLPFQLTWETSRLQPGASGILTNFTGGAHGVALGSGTAAGQAGAFVRDLDTVLPGVAAARAGMREARFHWPTHAWTRGSYAAYLPGQWTAIRGAEGERAGTLHFAGEHTSRDAQGFMEGGCESGERAAREVLASLGFGAAPAPWLDVERTRLATRRHAVRDAVAQLLA, from the coding sequence ATGTCCCGCACCCCACTCCACGCGCTGCTGGTGCGCGCGGCGCACGCCGCACGCGCCGCGGCCGAGCTGCGCGCGCCGCTCGACGAGGTCGCGCCGGCGCTGCACGAGGCGCGCGCGATCACGCGCCGCCGCTTCGTCGCGGGCATGGGCGCGGGCGTCGGCGCGCTGGCACTCGACGCGTGCGCGCGTCCGACCGTCGCGCCGCCCGCGACGCCCGCCGCCTCGCGCGACGCGAGCGTCCTCGTCGTCGGCGCGGGGATCGCGGGCCTCACCACCGCGTGGCGCCTGCGCGAGCGCGGCATCCCCGTGCGCGTGGTCGACGCGCAGCCGCGCGTGGGCGGACGCATGCTCTCGCTGCGCGACCACTTCGCCGACGGGCAGGTCGCGGAGCTGGGCGGGGAGCTGATCGACACGGGCCACGTGCGCATCCGCGCGCTCGCCATGGAGCTCGGCATCCCGCTCGACGACCTCGCGACCGACGACCGCGCGCTCGCCGACGCGGTGTGGCACATGGGAGGCGCGCGCCGCAGGGACGCGGAGGTGATGGCGGCGTTCGCGCCGGTGGGCGCGGCGATCGCGCGCGACCTCGCGGACGTCGACGTCGACGCGATCGGCGTCGCGCAGCCGGCGCTCGCCGCGGCGCTCGATCGGATGTCGATCGCCGAGTGGATGGAGCGCCGCGGCGTGAGCGGGTGGATGCGCGAGCTGCTGGCGGTCGCCTACACGACCGAGTGCGGGCTGGAGCCCGACCGCCAGTCCGCGCTCAACCTGCTGACGCTCATCGACCCGTCGCCCGATCCGTTCCGCATCTTCGGCGACAGCGACGAGCGCTTCCACGTGCGCGGCGGCAACGACCGCATCGTGCACGCGCTCGCGGACCGACTGGGCGAGCCCGCGTTCGACCTGGGGATGCGGCTGGTCGCGCTCGCGCCGCGCGCCACGGGTGGCTGGCGCGCGACGTTCGAGCGCGGCGGCGCGACGCTCGACACCGACGCCACGCACGTCGTGCTCGCGCTGCCGTTCACGCTGCTGCGCGACGTGCGGCTGGACGCGCCGCTCTCGCCCGCCAAGCGGCGCGCGATCGCGGAGCTGGGCTACGGCACCAACGCGAAGCTGATGGTGGGCTTCGGCGAGCGCGTGTGGCGCACGCGGCACCGCTCCAACGGCTCGGTGCTCAGCGACCTGCCCTTCCAGCTGACGTGGGAGACGAGCCGGCTGCAGCCCGGCGCGTCGGGCATCCTCACCAACTTCACGGGCGGCGCGCACGGCGTCGCGCTGGGCAGCGGCACGGCGGCCGGGCAGGCGGGCGCGTTCGTGCGCGACCTCGACACGGTGCTGCCGGGCGTCGCCGCGGCGCGCGCGGGGATGCGCGAGGCGCGCTTCCACTGGCCCACGCACGCATGGACGCGCGGCAGCTACGCCGCCTACCTCCCCGGCCAGTGGACCGCGATCCGCGGCGCGGAGGGCGAGCGCGCGGGCACGCTGCACTTCGCGGGCGAGCACACGTCGCGCGACGCGCAGGGCTTCATGGAGGGCGGCTGCGAGAGCGGCGAGCGCGCCGCGCGCGAGGTGCTCGCGTCGCTCGGTTTCGGCGCCGCACCTGCACCCTGGCTGGACGTCGAGCGCACGCGCCTCGCGACGCGGCGTCACGCGGTGCGCGACGCGGTCGCGCAGCTGCTCGCATAG
- a CDS encoding class I SAM-dependent methyltransferase gives MPPRSTRPKAYDRAYFDKWYRSPAHRVRTTAELNRTAAFVVAAAEYLLGRPVRTVLDVGAGEGAWRAALRRARPGIVYQGVDPSEYAVRRFGARRDLILGDLASLDALPLRDGYDLVLATDVLNYLTPAELTDGLPRLAARADGMLYLELLTRNDELEGDTTFPQQHDATWLRRVVRRAGLVACGLHCFLPRALADRLTEMERAW, from the coding sequence GTGCCGCCACGCTCCACACGTCCCAAGGCGTACGACCGCGCCTACTTCGACAAGTGGTACCGCTCGCCCGCGCACCGCGTGCGCACGACCGCGGAGCTGAACCGTACCGCCGCGTTCGTCGTCGCGGCGGCGGAGTACCTGCTGGGGCGGCCCGTGCGGACCGTGCTCGACGTGGGCGCCGGCGAGGGGGCGTGGCGCGCCGCGCTGCGTCGGGCGCGCCCGGGCATCGTCTACCAGGGCGTCGATCCGAGCGAGTACGCGGTGCGGCGGTTCGGCGCGCGGCGCGACCTCATCCTCGGCGACCTCGCGTCGCTGGACGCGCTGCCGCTGCGCGACGGCTACGACCTCGTGCTGGCGACGGACGTGCTCAACTATCTGACGCCCGCCGAGCTGACCGACGGGCTGCCGCGGCTGGCGGCGCGCGCCGACGGGATGCTGTATCTGGAGCTGCTGACGCGGAACGACGAGCTGGAGGGCGACACGACCTTTCCGCAGCAGCACGACGCCACCTGGCTGCGCCGCGTGGTGCGCCGCGCCGGGCTGGTCGCCTGCGGGCTACACTGCTTCCTGCCGCGCGCGCTCGCGGACCGGCTGACGGAGATGGAGCGCGCGTGGTGA